The Raphanus sativus cultivar WK10039 chromosome 2, ASM80110v3, whole genome shotgun sequence genome includes a region encoding these proteins:
- the LOC108843296 gene encoding uncharacterized protein LOC108843296 gives MMTPVKKTSAIRPAEFYGNGLPRPRFFDNPKFNSHRVDPPISVLDPLLSWAREAHWSMGGLNFTRLRLQGRIEGNVDKLRAQLDNSSPLKKRSGFDSPPAAPVALKRRRYIDLNDYDDEEEEEICLANIRRKLSDDFDRVAGEESNTKAKRRAQRGHLQD, from the coding sequence ATGATGACGCCGGTGAAGAAAACATCCGCCATAAGACCTGCGGAGTTCTACGGAAACGGTCTTCCCCGACCTCGTTTCTTCGACAACCCTAAGTTCAACTCTCACCGCGTCGATCCGCCCATCTCTGTCCTCGATCCCCTTCTCTCATGGGCCCGCGAAGCCCACTGGTCCATGGGCGGTCTCAACTTCACCCGCCTCCGTCTCCAGGGCCGAATCGAAGGAAACGTCGACAAGCTACGCGCTCAGCTCGACAATTCCAGTCCGTTGAAGAAGAGATCTGGTTTTGATTCTCCCCCCGCCGCTCCCGTTGCTTTGAAACGAAGGAGGTACATAGATCTCAACGACTATgatgacgaagaagaagaagagatctgTTTGGCTAACATCAGGAGGAAGCTCTCTGATGATTTTGATAGAGTCGCTGGAGAAGAGAGTAACACCAAAGCAAAGAGAAGAGCTCAACGAGGTCATCTCCAAGATTAG
- the LOC130508124 gene encoding uncharacterized protein LOC130508124 — protein MKKSGILAASISAVASATAISAASTNTSLSFSLPETNLSRQDSKGKQRKKKGSEDEGDEKFAPRFDGLRFIETLVTAHR, from the exons ATGAAGAAATCTGGAATCCTTGCAGCCTCCATCTCTGCAGTCGCTTCCGCCACGGCCATCTCCGCCGCGTCTACCAACACCTCCCTATCATTCTCTTTGCCGGAAACCAATCTTTCCCGCCag GATTCAAAaggaaaacagaggaagaagaaaggttCGGAAGATGAAGGAGATGAAAAGTTTGCTCCAAGGTTTGATGGGTTAAGATTCATCGAGACGCTTGTTACTGCTCATCGATAA
- the LOC130508123 gene encoding GPI-anchored protein LLG3-like has translation MEISPHCLVSLLLSLLLSGLASSLHISLDEFESHPAASRALLQAKTPCKEDFASKNYTIITSKCKGPNYPAKACCSAFKDFACPFAEALNEEKTDCASTMFSYINIYGRYPPGIFANMCKEGKEGLDCTDVQATSSAHAPLPLVSTHALLITVLFFYFF, from the exons ATGGAGATTTCTCCTCATTGTttggtttctcttcttctaaGCCTCCTTTTGTCTGGCCTCGCCTCGTCTCTCCACATCTCTC TTGATGAATTTGAGTCACATCCAGCCGCAAGCCGAGCTCTTCTTCAGGCAAAGACAC CATGCAAAGAAGATTTTGCGAGCAAGAATTACACAATTATAACGAGCAAATGCAAAGGACCAAATTATCCAGCCAAGGCATGTTGTTCGGCCTTCAAGGACTTTGCTTGCCCATTCGCGGAAGCTCTTAATGAAGAAAAGACAGACTGTGCCTCCACAATGTTCAGCtacattaatatatatggtCGTTATCCTCCCGGAATATTCGCAAACATGTGCAAAGAAGGCAAAGAAGGGCTCGATTGCACCGACGTGCAGGCTACCTCGTCTGCTCATGCACCACTCCCTTTAGTCTCCACACATGCATTGCTTATCACCGTTCTCTTTTTTTACTTCTTCTAA
- the LOC130494486 gene encoding uncharacterized protein LOC130494486, whose protein sequence is MASDRVNSGSKGFDFGSDDILCSYDDFTNQDPPSNGSNSDPAISANKEFHKTRMARSSVFPTSSSYTPPEDSSSHDVNATVERTMKKYSDNMMRFLEGISSRLSQLELYCYNLDKTIGEMRSDLTRDNEEADVKLRSMDKHLQEVNRSVQVLRDKQERADTQKELARLQLVQKDSSSSSHGEERVATPVPEPEKSDNTSDAHNNQLALALRHQIAPQPPLQPQPQPQHQQYYMPPTTQLQNTPPPAPVHAPPSQPQAPPAQAQFMPPPPAPSHPSSAQAQSFPQYQQNWPPQPQARLQSSGAYPTYLHAPPSNQSPVEQLPSSMQMQSPYAGPPQQSMQTYGYGAPPPQAPQQTKMSYNPQTGDGYLPAGPPPPPGYTNAMYESGRMQYPPPAQQHQQQQVHYMQGPQGGGYAPQQHQADGGNTGTPPPVLRSKYGELIEKLVSMGFRGDHVMAVIQRMEESGQAIDFNALLDRLNVQSSSGGPPRGW, encoded by the exons ATGGCGTCGGATCGGGTCAACTCGGGATCGAAAGGCTTCGATTTCGGGTCCGATGATATCCTCTGCTCTTACGACGACTTCACCAACCAGGACCCCCCCTCTAATGGTTCCAACTCCGATCCTGCGATCTCTGCCAATAAG GAGTTTCACAAGACGAGGATGGCGAGGTCTTCAGTTTTCCCTACAAGCTCTTCTTACACTCCACCGGAGGACTCTTCGAGCCACGACGTTAACGCAACTGTCGAAAGGACCATGAAGAAGTACTCTGATAACATGATGCGTTTTCTCGAAGGCATCAGCTCTCGCTTGTCACAGCTTGAACTCTACTGCTACAACCTTGATAAGACTATTGGTGAGATGCGATCTGATTTGACTCGTGATAACGAGGAGGCTGATGTTAAGCTTAGATCTATGGACAAACATCTTCAAGAG GTGAATAGGTCGGTTCAGGTTCTTAGAGACAAACAAGAGCGAGCTGATACGCAGAAAGAGCTAGCGAGGCTTCAACTTGTGCAGAAAgattcatcttcctcttcaCATGGTGAGGAGCGGGTTGCGACGCCTGTTCCAGAGCCAGAGAAGAGCGACAACACCTCAGATGCACACAACAACCAGCTCGCACTTGCTTTGCGTCACCAAATAGCACCACAGCCACCACTGCAGCCACAGCCACAGCCACAACACCAGCAGTATTACATGCCTCCTACTACACAGCTTCAAAACACACCTCCACCAGCGCCTGTTCATGCGCCACCATCTCAACCTCAAGCACCACCAGCGCAGGCTCAGTTCATGCCCCCACCTCCTGCTCCATCCCACCCAAGCTCAGCCCAAGCTCAGTCATTCCCGCAGTACCAGCAAAACTGGCCTCCTCAGCCGCAGGCGAGGCTACAGTCAAGCGGAGCTTACCCTACATACTTGCATGCGCCACCAAGCAACCAATCTCCAGTTGAACAGTTGCCAAGCAGCATGCAGATGCAATCGCCATACGCTGGACCTCCTCAACAGTCGATGCAAACTTACGGATACGGTGCACCGCCACCACAGGCTCCGCAGCAGACAAAGATGTCTTATAACCCCCAGACAGGCGATGGTTATCTACCCGCGgggcctcctcctcctcccggGTATACCAATGCCATGTATGAAAGTGGGCGGATGCAATACCCACCACCAGCTCAGCAACATCAGCAACAGCAAGTTCATTATATGCAAGGTCCACAAGGTGGTGGGTACGCTCCTCAGCAGCACCAGGCAGATGGTGGTAACACCGGGACACCACCTCCTGTGTTGAGATCGAAATATGGTGAATTGATAGAGAAGCTAGTGAGCATGGGGTTCAGAGGAGACCACGTGATGGCGGTGATTCAGCGGATGGAGGAGAGTGGCCAAGCTATAGACTTCAACGCCCTCCTTGACAGACTGAACGTGCAGTCTTCATCAGGTGGGCCTCCCAGAGGGTGGTGA